The Aedes aegypti strain LVP_AGWG chromosome 3, AaegL5.0 Primary Assembly, whole genome shotgun sequence genome contains a region encoding:
- the LOC110679849 gene encoding uncharacterized protein LOC110679849 isoform X2: MQQSDLKKCAPDVELEVTIVDILDYVGESVRPIKEGYAVYAANHVICIGYRQQDAVNTEVTGYVTQTSHPGLAPHEVFLKLQQDISKWTLKCSCKAGTAKCKHIVACLLHIEKHPKLEYLSCTDVKQAWGMTKSRKPVPWRAKQIKDLCCVTQPYGLPCSVSNSQTEEEILSTSFNRILSGKNKCSKLLKMYTDII, from the exons ATGCAGCAATCAG ATTTGAAAAAGTGCGCCCCGGATGTCGAGCTTGAAGTAACCATAGTGGATATTCTGGATTATGTGGGCGAATCTGTGCGGCCGATCAAAGAAGGTTATGCTGTATATGCCGCAAATCATGTAATCTGCATCGGGTACCGCCAGCAAGATGCAGTAAATACGGAAGTCACTGGTTACGTGACTCAGACCTCGCATCCTGGATTGGCTCCACATGAAGTGTTCTTGAAGCTGCAACAGGACATTTCTAAATGGACACTGAAATGTTCTTGCAAAGCTGGAACAGCTAAATGCAAGCATATTGTTGCATGTTTGCTCCATATAGAGAA ACACCCAAAACTCGAATACCTTTCATGTACAGACGTGAAACAAGCATGGGGTATGACCAAATCGAGGAAACCGGTGCCTTGGAGGGCAAAGCAAATCAAGGACCTATGCTGCGTGACTCAACCATATGGCCTTCCTTGCTCTGTTTCAAACAGTCAAACCGAGGAGGAAATTTTGTCCACGTCGTTCAACCGAATTTTATCAGGTAAAAACAAATGTAGTAAATTACTCAAAATGTATACTGATATCATCTAA
- the LOC110679851 gene encoding piggyBac transposable element-derived protein 1-like isoform X2, whose translation MRSKPGKYGMKVWCLSCVDCDYVCNLQVYTGKKDKQSEKGQGKRIVNDLIEPFIFTGREVTTDNFFTSTELAEELWEKNIMLTGTVRHNKKELPPEFVASKGRMPGSILIGYREPCVLTSYIDGKKKKPVIILTINNNVTTTDQDNKPNVVLHYNATKGAVDSGDFVTRKTNCVRKTKVWTKKLAMELISIACLNSSCLFRLKYPEFHRGDKRWRSLFLQELCDELIYNNVNDRLLCQSTSAALRNDLQRFSGRHLRTYVTIKCTYCTSSVLDNNRCHICASRACSDHLDEITVYVCYSCSKKKTINISFTKPSIKRLRCQRCSMDRKTQRRCCNISVTNVQWREN comes from the coding sequence ATGCGCTCAAAACCTGGGAAATACGGAATGAAAGTATGGTGTTTATCTTGCGTAGACTGCGATTACGTATGTAACTTACAAGTCTACACCGGCAAGAAAGACAAGCAGTCAGAAAAGGGACAAGGAAAGCGAATAGTCAATGATCTCATTGAGCCATTCATATTTACAGGCCGTGAAGTAACCACGGATAATTTCTTCACGTCAACTGAACTAGCTGAAGAATTGtgggaaaaaaatataatgctcACAGGGACTGTAAGGCACAATAAAAAAGAATTGCCTCCTGAATTCGTTGCCTCCAAAGGAAGAATGCCTGGTTCAATATTGATTGGATATCGAGAACCCTGTGTGTTAACTTCATATATAGATGGTAAAAAAAAGAAACCTGTGATCATTTTAACAATCAATAACAATGTAACAACAACCGATCAAGATAATAAGCCTAACGTTGTTCTGCACTATAATGCAACAAAAGGTGCCGTTGATTCCGGAGACTTCGTCACACGGAAAACTAATTGTGTGCGGAAAACGAAAGTGTGGACCAAAAAGCTGGCGATGGAACTTATCAGTATAGCTTGCTTAAACTCATCATGTCTATTTCGATTAAAATACCCAGAATTCCATAGAGGCGACAAACGATGGAGAAGCCTGTTTTTACAGGAATTATGTGATGAGTTGATCTACAACAACGTCAATGATCGATTGTTATGTCAGAGTACATCCGCAGCACTTAGGAATGATCTACAACGTTTTTCAGGCCGTCACTTACGTACCTATGTAACCATTAAATGCACATATTGTACGTCATCTGTTCTTGATAATAATAGGTGTCATATTTGTGCTTCAAGAGCTTGTTCGGATCATCTAGATGAAATAACTGTGTACGTATGCTACTCATGCAGCAAGAAGAAAACCATCAATATTTCATTTACCAAACCATCCATTAAACGGCTTCGCTGTCAGAGATGTTCAATGGATAGAAAAACTCAACGAAGATGCTGCAACATATCTGTTACAAATGTACAGTGGAGAGAAAATTAA
- the LOC110679849 gene encoding uncharacterized protein LOC110679849 isoform X1: MQQSDLKKCAPDVELEVTIVDILDYVGESVRPIKEGYAVYAANHVICIGYRQQDAVNTEVTGYVTQTSHPGLAPHEVFLKLQQDISKWTLKCSCKAGTAKCKHIVACLLHIEKHPKLEYLSCTDVKQAWGMTKSRKPVPWRAKQIKDLCCVTQPYGLPCSVSNSQTEEEILSTSFNRILSVSKQSAIFKHIEGRFLNELKTYPNRALQNSVEGDELNIYITEEELTRCLNLNLSKIYVQDCNMSSFEQSEYYKNYVNVDITKVIRIALETRDQSTNDWKIHRTKRITASSAYKLFTYLKNKNPDWGKKIEQYWDIKGINVKATKYGKDTEQLAYDCYKKNRNPLVKKCGLVVHPNECWIAGSPDGVDVYSQVLLEIKCPGNEEMSLADLLDSAAVRRYIKNSTTSDIKLSEQHMYYCQIQINMWILNCITCDFII; this comes from the exons ATGCAGCAATCAG ATTTGAAAAAGTGCGCCCCGGATGTCGAGCTTGAAGTAACCATAGTGGATATTCTGGATTATGTGGGCGAATCTGTGCGGCCGATCAAAGAAGGTTATGCTGTATATGCCGCAAATCATGTAATCTGCATCGGGTACCGCCAGCAAGATGCAGTAAATACGGAAGTCACTGGTTACGTGACTCAGACCTCGCATCCTGGATTGGCTCCACATGAAGTGTTCTTGAAGCTGCAACAGGACATTTCTAAATGGACACTGAAATGTTCTTGCAAAGCTGGAACAGCTAAATGCAAGCATATTGTTGCATGTTTGCTCCATATAGAGAA ACACCCAAAACTCGAATACCTTTCATGTACAGACGTGAAACAAGCATGGGGTATGACCAAATCGAGGAAACCGGTGCCTTGGAGGGCAAAGCAAATCAAGGACCTATGCTGCGTGACTCAACCATATGGCCTTCCTTGCTCTGTTTCAAACAGTCAAACCGAGGAGGAAATTTTGTCCACGTCGTTCAACCGAATTTTATCAG TTTCGAAACAATCAGCAATCTTCAAACATATTGAAGGGCGTTTTTTGAACGAGCTCAAAACGTATCCTAATCGAGCCTTGCAGAATTCAGTTGAAGGTGACGAATTGAATATCTACATCACTGAAGAAGAACTCACACGATGCCTGAACCTGAACTTGTCCAAAATTTATGTTCAGGATTGTAATATGAGTTCATTCGAACAATCGGAATATTATAAAAATTACGTTAATGTTGATATCACTAAGGTAATAAGAATTGCATTGGAAACACGTGACCAATCAACCAATGACTGGAAAATTCACCGTACCAAGAGAATTACGGCAAGTTCGGCTTACAAATTATTCACCtatcttaaaaataaaaacccaGATTGGGGTAAAAAAATTGAGCAATATTGGGATATAAAAGGAATAAATGTTAAAGCCACTAAGTATGGAAAGGACACCGAACAACTTGCATATGACTGCTACAAGAAAAATCGTAATcctcttgtgaaaaaatgtggCTTGGTGGTTCACCCCAATGAGTGTTGGATAGCTGGCTCTCCAGATGGCGTCGACGTTTATTCTCAGGTGCTGCTTGAAATCAAATGTCCAGGCAACGAAGAAATGTCGTTAGCGGACCTCTTGGACTCTGCTGCTGTTAGACGATATATCAAAAATTCTACCACATCAGATATTAAATTGTCCGAGCAGCATATGTACTATTGTCAAATTCAGATAAACATGTGGATATTGAATTGTATTACATGCGACTTCAtcatatag